From a region of the Oncorhynchus keta strain PuntledgeMale-10-30-2019 chromosome 13, Oket_V2, whole genome shotgun sequence genome:
- the LOC118391930 gene encoding phospholipid scramblase 2-like produces MSAPGYPSPNQGTGSYSMAPYPVPQVGYGDPNQAPPPVGFHMGYNHQQPQPGHPVMYQPGPVGQGPGPMPMPEYGAPQMGPSPGYGGPGPEYGAPNSGPHAAISPAPAGVVPVGVPPGLEYLTQIDQILIHQKVELLEAFIGFETNNQYEIKNSLGQKIYKAKEKNDCCTRNCCGALRSFDMKIKDNMDREVIRLIRPFRCASCWCPCCLQELEVQAPPGTTIGYVSQDWNPCVPKFSIKGANKETVMKLEGPCFACNCCGDVNFELTGKDGGKPIGRISKQWSGLLKEVFTDTDNFGIQFPLDMDVKMKAVLMGACFLIDFMFFEKVGDMNQRNTVFS; encoded by the exons ATGTCAGCCCCAG GTTACCCATCCCCTAACCAAGGTACTGGAAGTTACTCCATGGCCCCTTACCCTGTTCCTCAGGTGGGGTATGGTGACCCTAACCAAGCTCCACCACCAGTTGGCTTCCATATGGGCTACAACCACCAACAACCCCAGCCAGGCCACCCAGTTATGTACCAGCCTGGACCAGTAGGCCAGGGCCCAGGTCCTATGCCCATGCCTGAATATGGTGCACCTCAGATGGGTCCTAGCCCAGGCTATGGTGGTCCCGGGCCCGAATACGGTGCTCCTAACTCAGGGCCTCATGCAGCCATCTCCCCAGCCCCTGCAGGAGTTGTGCCAGTCGGCGTTCCACCTGGTCTGGAATACCTAACACAG ATTGACCAGATCCTTATACACCAAAAAGTGGAGTTGCTGGAAG CATTCATCGGCTTTGAGACCAACAACCAGTACGAGATCAAGAACAGCCTGGGTCAGAAGATCTACAAGGCCAAAGAGAAGAACGACTGCTGCACACGCAACTGCTGCGGTGCCCTGCGCAGCTTCGACATGAAGATCAAGGACAACATGGACCGTGAGGTCATCCGCCTCATACGACCCTTCCGCTGTGCCTCTTGCTGGTGCCCCTGCTGCCTGCAGGAG CTCGAGGTCCAAGCCCCGCCTGGCACTACCATAGGCTATGTGTCCCAGGACTGGAACCCCTGTGTGCCCAAGTTCTCCATCAAGGGTGCCAACAAGGAGACCGTGATGAAGCTGGAGGGACCCTGCTTCGCCTGCAACTGCTGCGGGGATGTCAACTTTGAG CTGACGGGGAAAGATGGAGGCAAGCCCATCGGCCGCATCAGTAAGCAGTGGAGTGGCCTACTAAAGGAGGTCTTCACTGACACAGACAACTTTGGCATCCAGTTCCCCCTGGACATGGACGTCAAGATGAAGGCTGTGCTCATGGGCGCCTGCTTCCTCATT GATTTCATGTTCTTCGAGAAGGTTGGCGACATGAACCAGCGCAACACAGTCTTCTCGTGA
- the LOC118391929 gene encoding activated CDC42 kinase 1-like, which produces MLMDQDTQWLYHLLAEVQLERFYLRVRDGLNITRIEHFNYVKESDLEQIGISKPGQRRLWDAVKRYKITMRPKSWITKVFSGRGPEGGDQWGSMGQGQETGGRALTCLIQDSELSLGEKLGMGSFGVVKRGEWQTPTGRVLPVAVKTLRSSLSRQTDTLTDFLQEVTTMQSLDHPNIIRLYGVVLTQPLKMVTEVACLGSLYDTLRSRQYEYPLARLWLFATQIAAGMEYLEGRRFIHRDLAARNVLLASREMVKIGDFGLMRVLSQEKDHYMMTAHRRIPFAWCAPESLRLGSFTHSSDVWMFGVLLWEMFTYCDEPWLGLSGRQILWRVEREGERMERPPDCPQELYSVMRKCWACTPSDRPTFSQLTTLVAEAQPIEVRAVRDFAEPRKLTLLSNDLVTVIDHGLELCEWKGQNQRTLTVGWFPPSLAAPSSTPAPPAAPGPPAAPAPPASSLISPPLKGSLQHTGHGDTHPDRSWGTPERLDESVNWRSGPASRDREEEGSNLQKMSGMTRSLESVLSDPQSWTQTVVGVRVDPRRGPVPAMGAHSVGMQQDIRRFSEASINPPARPPPPNPKNFKIPQVVIRDQRPTANPAPGTSWPPQPPTHPQQQMLQPAQPQPQPPQTMGGSNLGKMAHMARSTPTLDNYGDKERDQEKERVVRERERERYPPQVQRTREAVIAQVMEAVHGVTNEEVRNALRRNEWNPVRAQQQLKMEQLYSLSLCSRDDCVMILSRYQWNLQLASRYLIRMVREDRTGGGERKRKDGERGTPPVAMARRGGV; this is translated from the exons ATGCTGATGGACCAGGACACTCAGTGGCTGTACCACCTCCTGGCCGAGGTCCAGTTGGAGAGGTTCTACCTGCGTGTCCGGGACGGCCTCAACATCACCCGCATAGAGCACTTCAACTATGTCAAGGAGTCTGACCTCGAGCAGATCGGCATTAGCAAACCAG GACAGAGAAGATTATGGGATGCTGTGAAACGGTACAAGATCACCATGAGACCAAAGTCATGGATCACCAAG gTCTTCAGTGGCCGTGGTCCGGAGGGCGGTGACCAATGGGGCAGTATGGGGCAGGGCCAGGAGACAGGAGGGCGGGCACTCACCTGTCTGATTCAGGACAGTGAACTATCTCTAGGGGAGAAGCTGGGCATGGGCTCCTTCGGTGTGGTGAAGAGGGGAGAGTGGCAGACCCCCACTGGGAGAGTG CTGCCAGTTGCGGTGAAGACTCTGAGGAGTAGCCTGTCCAGACAGACGGACACGCTGACAGACTTCCTCCAGGAGGTGACCACCATGCAGTCTCTAGACCACCCCAACATCATCCGCCTCTACGGAGTAGTACTCACACAGCCCCTGAAGATG GTGACAGAGGTGGCATGTCTGGGATCCCTGTATGACACGCTGCGCTCTCGTCAGTACGAGTACCCCCTGGCACGCCTCTGGCTCTTCGCCACCCAGATTGCAGCAGGCATGGAGTACCTGGAGGGTCGCAG GTTCATTCACAGGGATCTGGCTGCCCGgaacgttctcctggcatccaggGAGATGGTGAAGATCGGGGACTTTGGGCTGATGAGGGTCCTGAGTCAGGAGAAGGACCACTACATGATGACAGCCCACAGACGCATCCCCTTTGCCTG GTGTGCCCCAGAGAGTCTGCGTTTGGGCTCCTTCACCCATTCCTCTGATGTGTGGATGTTTGGGGTCCTCCTCTGGGAGATGTTCACCTATTGTGACGAGCCTTGGCTGGGGTTATCTGGCAGACAG ATCctgtggagggtggagagggagggagagcgtaTGGAGAGACCCCCTGACTGTCCTCAGGAACTCTACTCTGTGATGAGAAAGTGTTGGGCCTGCACCCCATCCGACCGACCCACCTTCTCCCAGCTCACCACTCTGGTGGCAGAG gCTCAGCCGATAGAGGTGCGTGCTGTGAGGGACTTTGCGGAACCTAGGAAACTCACTCTGCTATCCAACGACCTAGTGACCGTCATAGACCATGG TCTGGAGCTGTGTGAGTGGAAGGGTCAGAACCAGAGGACCCTGACGGTGGGCTGGTTCCCCCCGAGCCTGGCTGCCCCCAGCAGCACTCCTGCTCCTCCCGCTGCCCCTGGTCCTCCCGCTGCCCCTGCTCCTCCTGCCTCCagcctcatctctccccctctgaaGGGCAGTCTGCAGCACACAGGGCATGGAGACACCCACCCCGACCGTAGCTGGGGCACCCCGGAGCGCCTCGATGA GAGCGTAAACTGGAGGAGCGGCCCAGCAAGCAGAGATCGCGAGGAAGAGGGCTCCAACTTACAGAAAATGTCAG GTATGACCAGGAGTCTGGAGTCTGTCCTGAGCGATCCCCAGAGCTGGACTCAGACGGTAGTAGGGGTCAGGGTGGACCCCCGTCGTGGACCAGTCCCCGCCATGGGGGCCCACAGCGTGGGGATGCAGCAGGACATCCGTAGGTTCAGCGAGGCCAGCATCAACCCCCCGGCTCGCCCGCCCCCACCGAACCCCAAAAACTTCAAGATCCCCCAGGTGGTGATCCGAGATCAGAGGCCTACTGCAAATCCAGCCCCAGGCACCTCATGGCCTCCACAGCCTCCAACACATCCACAGCAGCAGATGCTACAGCcagcccagcctcagccccaaccACCGCAGACCATGGGAGGAAGCAATCTGGGCAAGATGGCCCACATGGCACGGTCAACACCAACACTGGATAACTATGGGGACAAGGAGAGGGATCAAGAAAAGGAGAGGGTGgtgagggaacgagagagggagaggtacccGCCTCAAGTGCAACGCACCAGGGAAGCCGTCATAGCACAG GTCATGGAGGCGGTGCATGGAGTAACCAATGAGGAGGTTCGTAATGCACTTCGCCGCAATGAGTGGAACCCTGTTAGGGCCCAGCAACAACTCAAG atGGAGCAGCTGTACTCTCTGAGCCTGTGTTCTCGTGACGACTGCGTCATGATCCTGTCCCGCTACCAGTGGAATCTACAGCTGGCCAGTCGCTACCTGATCAGAATGGTACGGGAGGACAGgactggaggaggggagaggaagaggaaggatggagagagagggacacccCCTGTTGCCATGGCGAGACGAGGAGGAGTatga